In Limisalsivibrio acetivorans, one genomic interval encodes:
- a CDS encoding PAS domain S-box protein has product MNLNVKKLVLYSLVLFLLLAAADALTQGAYYEKQKSTQLADMQTELSSIRAKLETTVTSNLLLIHSMASYIRVNPDITGEEFSEYAEALTEKPNSLLNIAIAPSLVLTHVYPLEGNEAIIGVDYRNLPDQWPKVRLAAETGEMVIAGPVNLIQGGRGLVGRAPVFIEKGRAKEFWGIVSSVVDFDKMISGVDALAESFRIEYALVNPDAQPGSELIYGDGAIVDDPSAVDMSVNFPNGSWRMHARPEQGWVSMGNASLYIHITFLLIFALLFMILYQKLRKDYALSLSEKRFRDFTESSSDWVWEVNSAGQYTFASGNVSDILGYTPLEFIGKTPFDFMSEAEAERVGEIFSRIIKNQEPIVDLENWHISRSGRDICVLTNGVPVFDEKGSLAGYRGVDKDITERKLWEEMLKEEKEHTLQIIEGTTDAFFEVDEDFNIIYLNRRAELQLGVKASESMGKNLWELFPQARDSIFHREYKRAMQEQVVVDFEEYFEPFDTWYEVHAYPSNKRLSVYFNNITPRKKLQARLESAKNEMEIIFGTTRDGIAIMDLETNFLQCNPAYLQMTGYNYEEIMKTSCREMSIPEDIPRSEQAIRHVIEHGYIEKFEKTCVAKDGRRINVQMSISLMPDGRRLLAATRDITDLVRIQNDLRESKELLDLFFAQSLAGFFFMMLDEPVFWDDNADKEKLLNYIFENQRITKINEAMLQQYRAEEKDFIGLRPKDFFEHDIESGRDIWREFFDNGRMHIDTVEKRFDGTEMVVEGDYICLYDCDGRITGHFGVQRDVTKQREDEAKLERYINIVDEYVITSQTDLEGNITYASKAFCDISVYERDELIGQNHNIIRHPDMPDHVFEEMWDTIQKGKNWYGEIKNLKSDGGFYWVDTFISPLYNRSGDIYGYMAVRQDITAKKEIETISVTDRLTGIFNRVKLDDVIQSEHERFLRYKEPYSVILFDIDHFKRVNDTYGHLVGDYVLKELSDLAGDTVRKTDILGRWGGEEFMVVCPSTEEEGAATLAEHMRKAIEEHSFDEVGNITSSFGAACITDYDNHDALLKGVDDALYEAKRGGRNRVHTPKI; this is encoded by the coding sequence GTGAATTTAAATGTAAAGAAGCTGGTGCTGTACTCATTAGTACTTTTTCTCCTATTGGCCGCCGCCGATGCACTTACCCAGGGGGCATACTACGAAAAGCAGAAATCCACCCAGCTTGCCGATATGCAGACAGAGCTCTCCTCTATCAGAGCCAAGCTTGAAACCACTGTAACGTCGAATCTATTACTTATACATTCTATGGCCTCATACATACGGGTTAATCCCGATATAACGGGTGAGGAGTTCTCAGAGTACGCCGAGGCTCTCACAGAGAAGCCGAACAGCCTGCTTAACATCGCCATTGCACCCTCGCTGGTTTTAACCCACGTATACCCCCTTGAGGGTAATGAGGCCATCATTGGCGTGGATTACCGTAACCTTCCCGATCAATGGCCAAAGGTTCGCCTCGCCGCAGAAACCGGTGAGATGGTTATTGCTGGTCCCGTAAACCTCATTCAGGGGGGAAGAGGGCTAGTGGGAAGGGCGCCTGTTTTCATTGAGAAAGGCAGGGCAAAGGAGTTCTGGGGTATCGTATCCTCTGTTGTGGATTTCGATAAAATGATATCAGGTGTGGATGCTTTGGCAGAAAGCTTTCGAATCGAGTATGCCCTTGTAAACCCCGATGCACAGCCGGGTAGTGAGCTTATTTACGGTGATGGAGCGATCGTCGATGATCCTTCTGCCGTTGATATGAGCGTCAATTTCCCCAACGGGAGCTGGCGGATGCATGCGAGGCCCGAGCAGGGCTGGGTCAGTATGGGCAATGCTTCATTATATATCCACATAACTTTCCTTTTGATTTTCGCTCTGCTGTTTATGATCCTTTATCAAAAGCTCAGAAAGGATTACGCACTTTCGCTCAGCGAAAAGCGCTTTCGTGATTTTACTGAAAGCTCCTCAGACTGGGTGTGGGAGGTTAATTCCGCCGGTCAGTATACCTTTGCCTCCGGTAATGTGTCGGATATCCTTGGATACACTCCATTGGAGTTTATCGGCAAAACCCCCTTTGACTTTATGAGCGAAGCGGAAGCCGAAAGGGTTGGAGAGATCTTCAGTCGTATCATAAAGAATCAAGAACCCATAGTAGATTTGGAGAACTGGCATATTTCAAGAAGTGGCAGGGATATATGTGTGCTTACCAACGGAGTACCTGTTTTTGATGAAAAGGGTTCTCTCGCCGGCTACAGGGGTGTGGATAAGGATATAACAGAGCGGAAGCTTTGGGAGGAGATGCTCAAGGAAGAGAAGGAGCACACCCTGCAGATTATTGAGGGAACAACGGATGCCTTCTTTGAGGTCGATGAAGATTTTAACATTATCTATCTGAATCGAAGAGCCGAGCTTCAGCTTGGTGTGAAAGCCTCTGAATCTATGGGGAAAAACCTTTGGGAACTATTTCCCCAGGCAAGAGATTCTATTTTTCATCGCGAGTATAAGAGAGCGATGCAAGAGCAGGTTGTGGTGGATTTTGAGGAGTACTTTGAGCCCTTCGATACATGGTATGAGGTACACGCATACCCCTCTAATAAAAGGCTTTCGGTTTATTTCAACAATATAACTCCTCGAAAAAAACTGCAGGCAAGGCTTGAGAGTGCGAAAAACGAGATGGAGATCATCTTCGGCACCACAAGGGACGGCATTGCAATAATGGATCTGGAAACAAACTTCCTCCAGTGCAACCCTGCGTATCTTCAGATGACCGGCTACAACTATGAAGAGATTATGAAAACCTCCTGTAGGGAGATGAGCATTCCGGAGGATATCCCTCGCTCGGAGCAGGCGATACGCCATGTAATCGAACACGGCTACATCGAGAAGTTTGAGAAAACCTGCGTAGCCAAGGACGGCCGGCGCATAAATGTTCAGATGTCTATCTCCCTGATGCCGGATGGCAGGAGACTCCTTGCAGCTACTAGAGATATTACTGATCTTGTCCGCATACAAAACGACCTGCGTGAAAGCAAGGAGCTTCTTGATCTTTTCTTTGCCCAGTCCCTTGCCGGCTTTTTCTTCATGATGCTTGATGAACCTGTATTCTGGGATGACAATGCGGATAAGGAGAAGCTTCTGAACTATATCTTCGAGAACCAGAGGATTACGAAGATCAATGAAGCTATGCTCCAGCAGTATAGAGCAGAAGAGAAGGATTTTATCGGTCTACGCCCTAAGGATTTCTTTGAGCACGACATCGAAAGCGGAAGAGATATCTGGAGGGAGTTCTTCGATAATGGAAGGATGCACATAGATACTGTGGAGAAACGTTTCGACGGCACTGAGATGGTCGTTGAAGGGGATTACATATGCCTGTACGACTGTGATGGAAGGATTACCGGCCATTTCGGAGTGCAGCGTGATGTTACAAAACAGCGTGAGGATGAGGCGAAGCTGGAGCGCTACATCAATATAGTTGATGAGTATGTGATCACCTCACAGACGGATCTGGAGGGTAATATCACCTATGCGAGCAAGGCTTTCTGCGATATATCCGTTTACGAAAGGGATGAGCTCATAGGGCAGAACCACAACATAATCCGTCATCCCGACATGCCCGATCATGTTTTTGAGGAGATGTGGGATACGATACAGAAGGGCAAGAACTGGTATGGCGAAATCAAAAACCTCAAGAGTGACGGTGGATTTTACTGGGTTGATACCTTTATCTCCCCCCTCTATAACCGTTCCGGGGATATATACGGCTATATGGCGGTACGTCAGGATATAACAGCCAAGAAGGAGATCGAAACCATCTCTGTGACGGACAGGCTCACGGGTATCTTCAACAGGGTTAAGCTGGATGACGTTATCCAGAGTGAGCATGAGCGGTTCCTCCGCTATAAGGAGCCGTATTCGGTTATCCTCTTCGATATAGACCATTTTAAGCGTGTGAATGACACCTACGGCCACCTTGTGGGGGATTATGTGCTCAAGGAGCTTTCAGACCTTGCAGGTGATACTGTTCGTAAGACAGATATACTTGGCCGCTGGGGGGGAGAGGAGTTTATGGTTGTTTGCCCCTCCACGGAAGAAGAGGGGGCGGCAACCCTTGCGGAGCATATGAGAAAGGCCATTGAAGAGCATAGCTTCGATGAGGTGGGGAATATAACCTCCAGCTTCGGAGCCGCCTGCATAACGGATTACGATAATCACGATGCGCTCCTGAAGGGTGTGGACGATGCCCTTTATGAGGCGAAGAGGGGAGGGCGCAACAGGGTTCATACGCCGAAAATCTAG
- a CDS encoding nucleotidyltransferase family protein, with translation MKPSCLIMAAGLSRRMGREKLLLPLEDSTILGYMLRSLPLDEFERAIAVVSSKDVADIFENMGIEVIFNRAPEKGKSETIRLGTKALEGASGIMFLVADQPLISPETVSALCREYTENPNSIVIPVYCGNEGNPVIFPPECYEPLQNLSDDSGGRVVIEDNRGIVRKVDCGDNCQSLDTDTEEDYRKLLEIMGKLNP, from the coding sequence ATGAAGCCCTCATGCCTTATAATGGCCGCCGGCCTCTCACGCAGGATGGGAAGAGAGAAGCTCCTCCTCCCGCTGGAGGACTCCACCATATTGGGATATATGCTCAGAAGCCTCCCCTTGGATGAGTTTGAAAGGGCTATTGCAGTAGTCTCATCAAAGGATGTGGCAGATATCTTCGAGAACATGGGGATCGAGGTTATCTTCAACCGTGCACCGGAGAAAGGGAAGAGTGAAACGATAAGGCTCGGAACAAAGGCTCTCGAGGGGGCATCGGGCATCATGTTTCTGGTGGCGGACCAACCCCTTATAAGCCCTGAAACAGTCTCAGCCCTTTGCAGGGAATACACTGAAAACCCGAATAGCATCGTTATACCTGTGTATTGCGGAAACGAGGGTAACCCCGTGATATTTCCGCCGGAGTGCTACGAACCTTTGCAAAACCTTTCGGATGATTCAGGTGGAAGGGTAGTTATCGAGGATAACAGAGGCATAGTTCGCAAAGTCGATTGCGGGGATAACTGCCAGTCGCTGGATACAGACACCGAGGAAGACTACAGAAAACTGCTGGAGATAATGGGTAAACTAAACCCCTAG
- the yqeC gene encoding selenium cofactor biosynthesis protein YqeC — protein MRFSDAFGISTGDIISITGGGGKSSLMKKLAEEAAGKVLVTTSTRIAAEELDDFENKDTTGRLFADKDLKNPGVYASAKVAGEKGIGPDPDEICRIAGRFDLVLIEADGSARKPLKGWESYEPVIPECSNITIAVADITAVGKPVSPLNVHRFEIFSKLTKLKEGETFGVEHLAELIMSDEGYFRCSSGKKCVFASKMESENDRLNTIKLRGLLPPEYTLCGGSIHSSKAELFE, from the coding sequence ATGAGGTTTTCGGATGCCTTCGGGATATCAACCGGAGATATTATAAGCATCACCGGCGGGGGGGGGAAAAGCTCCCTGATGAAGAAACTTGCGGAGGAGGCAGCGGGTAAGGTTCTTGTTACAACCTCCACCCGGATTGCCGCAGAGGAGCTTGATGATTTTGAGAACAAGGATACCACTGGAAGGCTCTTTGCAGACAAGGACCTCAAAAATCCCGGCGTGTACGCCAGTGCAAAGGTTGCAGGAGAAAAGGGTATAGGGCCCGACCCCGATGAGATATGCCGCATCGCAGGGCGCTTCGACCTTGTTCTTATAGAGGCGGACGGCTCCGCAAGGAAGCCCCTCAAAGGGTGGGAGAGCTACGAGCCTGTGATCCCCGAATGTTCAAACATAACCATAGCAGTGGCTGATATAACGGCGGTGGGTAAACCCGTATCCCCCTTAAACGTACACAGGTTTGAGATCTTCTCAAAGCTCACAAAGCTTAAAGAGGGGGAGACCTTCGGGGTGGAACACCTCGCAGAGCTCATAATGAGCGATGAGGGTTACTTCCGCTGCTCTTCGGGCAAAAAGTGTGTCTTTGCCAGCAAGATGGAGAGTGAAAACGACCGTCTCAACACCATTAAACTAAGAGGCCTCCTCCCTCCTGAATACACACTCTGCGGCGGGAGTATCCACAGCTCAAAGGCGGAGCTGTTTGAATGA
- a CDS encoding HAD hydrolase-like protein has translation MQNIIFDLDGTISNSAEGVRQSLNFALTEMGAEPVAETDINRYIGPPLQETFAQLLKTDAQEVIDEAVAKFRQDHTNSGHKLSRMYTGIEKALNELKREGHKLFLATTKSQALAESVIEHFGIGHLFDGIYAGGGTMDKTELLRKILDEHSLNANACIMVGDRDFDIKGAKETGMRSVGVLWGYGTRGEIADADFLAATPDVILKNIKEYRK, from the coding sequence ATGCAAAACATTATATTTGATTTAGACGGAACCATAAGCAATTCCGCCGAAGGGGTGCGCCAGTCGCTCAATTTTGCCCTTACAGAGATGGGGGCTGAACCCGTTGCGGAAACCGATATTAATAGATACATAGGACCTCCACTCCAGGAGACCTTCGCTCAACTCCTCAAAACAGATGCTCAGGAAGTTATTGACGAGGCGGTGGCAAAATTTAGGCAGGATCACACAAATAGCGGTCATAAATTAAGCAGGATGTACACCGGGATTGAGAAGGCATTGAACGAGCTCAAGCGTGAAGGGCACAAGCTGTTTCTGGCAACCACCAAGTCTCAGGCTCTTGCAGAGAGCGTCATTGAACATTTCGGCATCGGCCACCTTTTCGACGGCATATACGCTGGAGGGGGAACCATGGACAAAACGGAGCTCCTCAGGAAGATCCTTGATGAACATTCCCTGAATGCCAATGCATGCATCATGGTTGGAGACAGGGATTTTGATATAAAAGGGGCTAAGGAGACGGGAATGCGGAGTGTAGGTGTTCTCTGGGGTTACGGAACCAGAGGAGAGATTGCGGATGCGGATTTCCTTGCCGCCACCCCGGACGTTATTCTCAAAAACATAAAGGAATACAGGAAATGA
- a CDS encoding uracil-xanthine permease family protein, producing MSNENANVPKAEIIYGLEDRPPVGESIYAAIQHLLAIIVGIMTPPLIIGNVLGLEPQTKAYLISMSLFVSGVATFIQCRKFGPIGSGLLSIQGTSFAFLGSVISVGFMVKGQGGGDAEILRMIFGVAFVGAFIEIIISRFLPAVRKVITPLVSGIVVTLIGLSLIKVAVIDFGGGMYIYQNKPELFAQPANLGFGFLVLITIIILNRSSNRFIRMGAIVMALAVGYVIAAFMGLIDFSKLEGASLFAAPIPFKYGFFDFSLSAFIPIALIYLITAVESIGDLTATSMVSNQPIKGDKYIKTISGGVLGDGVNSAIAAVFNSFPNTTFSQNNGVIQLTGVASRYVGYFIALLLVVAGLFPILATLFSLIPNSVLGGATVLMFGTVAAAGIKIIASSTINRRGMLIIAISMGLGLGVTFVPEVLNSLPPVLKNIFSSSITTGGLTAIICNVVLPRGKEAEKEVSEKPSIVEGP from the coding sequence TTGTCTAACGAAAATGCTAATGTTCCCAAGGCGGAGATTATCTACGGCTTGGAAGACCGTCCCCCGGTTGGCGAATCGATCTACGCAGCAATTCAGCACCTTCTGGCGATCATCGTCGGAATAATGACACCCCCCCTTATCATCGGAAACGTCCTCGGGCTTGAGCCCCAGACCAAGGCTTATCTCATAAGCATGTCTCTCTTTGTTTCAGGTGTGGCAACGTTTATACAGTGCCGGAAGTTCGGGCCCATAGGCTCTGGCCTTCTGAGTATCCAGGGAACGAGCTTTGCTTTCCTTGGCTCTGTAATATCCGTTGGCTTTATGGTTAAAGGTCAGGGTGGCGGAGACGCCGAGATTCTGCGTATGATCTTCGGAGTGGCCTTTGTGGGCGCATTCATCGAGATTATCATCAGCCGTTTTCTTCCGGCTGTACGCAAGGTTATAACACCCCTTGTGAGCGGAATTGTGGTTACGCTTATCGGCCTTTCACTTATTAAGGTGGCTGTGATCGACTTCGGTGGCGGTATGTACATATACCAGAATAAGCCCGAACTCTTTGCCCAGCCCGCAAACCTCGGTTTCGGTTTCCTTGTACTCATAACTATCATTATACTTAACCGAAGCTCAAACCGCTTTATCCGCATGGGTGCCATCGTTATGGCTCTCGCCGTGGGATATGTCATCGCCGCATTCATGGGCTTAATCGACTTCAGCAAGCTTGAGGGTGCTTCACTCTTCGCAGCTCCCATTCCCTTCAAGTACGGCTTCTTCGATTTCAGCCTTAGCGCATTCATACCCATAGCCCTCATATACCTTATCACCGCTGTGGAATCTATTGGCGACCTTACAGCAACCTCTATGGTTTCAAACCAGCCTATTAAGGGTGACAAGTATATCAAGACGATCTCCGGCGGTGTCCTTGGTGATGGTGTAAACTCAGCAATTGCGGCTGTTTTTAACTCCTTCCCCAACACAACATTCAGCCAGAACAACGGTGTAATCCAGCTTACCGGTGTTGCAAGCCGTTATGTGGGATATTTTATCGCCCTTCTCCTTGTTGTTGCAGGGCTTTTCCCCATTCTCGCAACCCTGTTCAGCCTTATACCGAACTCCGTTCTCGGCGGTGCTACTGTTCTTATGTTCGGAACCGTTGCTGCGGCCGGTATCAAGATTATCGCCTCAAGCACCATTAACCGCAGGGGTATGCTTATCATAGCCATATCCATGGGTCTTGGTCTTGGCGTAACATTTGTACCCGAAGTGCTTAACAGCCTTCCCCCCGTACTTAAGAACATCTTCTCCTCATCCATTACCACAGGCGGACTCACTGCTATCATATGCAACGTGGTTCTCCCCAGAGGTAAAGAGGCGGAAAAAGAAGTATCTGAGAAACCTTCCATAGTGGAAGGCCCCTAA
- a CDS encoding XdhC family protein, with amino-acid sequence MKIEARALQLIDNKKSFVLATVYSATGSTPRQPGAGMIITEAGETFSTIGGGLVEGKVLAEAEDMFKGSTSSKILEYTLTPGNTDVNVDMICGGSIGIILELFTPDSPQSGVLKEYSSSPSGSVWLLEMGDDSVIRSIIQRGSSHPLEERIFIGGLTPDSPLMLMEKGAKFFVNPFSDSGTLIIFGGGHVGVEVCRLASIADFDVIVVEDRPGFADEGRFPDAKEVLTPAELTDAFDTLEVGRKTCIAIITRGHRLDEAVLERSLGSGAAYIGMIGSRRKRDIIYRNLMEKGFSELELRNVRCPIGVQINAESPVEIAFSIVAELIDFRGR; translated from the coding sequence ATGAAGATAGAAGCCAGAGCTCTCCAGCTCATCGATAATAAAAAAAGCTTTGTATTAGCAACTGTCTATTCCGCCACCGGCTCCACACCGAGACAACCGGGGGCTGGTATGATCATAACCGAAGCGGGGGAAACCTTCTCCACCATCGGGGGTGGTCTTGTGGAGGGCAAGGTATTGGCCGAGGCTGAGGATATGTTCAAAGGGAGCACCTCCTCCAAGATCCTTGAGTACACCCTCACCCCCGGGAACACCGATGTTAACGTGGATATGATATGCGGCGGAAGCATCGGCATTATCCTTGAGCTTTTCACGCCGGACAGTCCACAGAGTGGTGTCCTCAAGGAGTATTCATCCTCTCCGTCCGGTTCGGTCTGGCTTTTAGAGATGGGTGATGATTCGGTTATACGTTCGATAATCCAAAGGGGGAGCTCCCACCCTCTAGAGGAAAGGATCTTCATAGGGGGGCTTACACCCGATTCTCCGCTGATGCTCATGGAAAAGGGGGCAAAGTTTTTTGTCAACCCCTTCAGCGACAGTGGAACCCTTATCATCTTCGGCGGCGGTCACGTGGGCGTTGAGGTGTGCAGGCTGGCCTCCATTGCAGATTTCGATGTTATTGTTGTGGAGGATCGCCCGGGCTTTGCTGATGAGGGGCGTTTTCCCGATGCGAAGGAGGTGCTCACCCCCGCTGAGCTTACCGATGCCTTCGATACCCTTGAAGTCGGACGTAAAACATGTATAGCCATAATAACCCGCGGCCACAGGCTGGATGAGGCTGTGCTTGAAAGATCCCTTGGTAGCGGTGCTGCCTATATCGGAATGATCGGAAGCCGGAGGAAGAGGGATATCATATATCGGAACCTCATGGAGAAGGGCTTCTCCGAGTTGGAACTGAGGAACGTTAGATGCCCCATCGGCGTGCAGATAAACGCTGAATCCCCCGTGGAGATAGCGTTCAGCATAGTTGCCGAGCTTATCGATTTCAGAGGCCGCTAA
- a CDS encoding 5'-deoxyadenosine deaminase, with amino-acid sequence MKSVLIRNGNIVTMNKERGIIKGDLLIEGNRIKQIAPEIPYVADEVIEAEGCAVIPGLIQTHIHLTQTLFRGLADDLELLDWLKKRIWPLEAAHTYESNHISALLGISELISGGTTSLIDMGTVNHTDAVFEAVKGAGIRFMGGKCMMDHGNDVPDGLMEDTAESVAESVKLAEKWHGSEGGRIEYAFAPRFVVSCTEELLLKVQDIARDMNLKVHTHASENRGEIAIVEKERGMRNIQYLQQLGLTGENLILAHCIWLDEEEKRILADSGTMVSHCPSSNLNLASGISPVQELLEMGCNVSISADGAPCSNNLDMFTEMRHATLKQKISRMDSTALPALQVFEMATLGGAKALGKSDELGSLEEGKLADVAVVNLNTVHNAPNFGRDIVSQLVYSVRASDVLHTIVNGRILMRDRKLTSIDTAQVLSSAEKVSEDCMKVIGSL; translated from the coding sequence ATGAAATCGGTGCTGATCAGAAACGGAAACATAGTGACTATGAACAAGGAGAGGGGGATCATCAAGGGCGACCTCCTCATAGAGGGTAACCGGATAAAGCAGATTGCACCGGAGATCCCCTACGTCGCAGACGAAGTGATCGAGGCGGAAGGCTGCGCTGTTATTCCGGGACTGATCCAGACCCACATACACCTTACCCAGACACTCTTCCGTGGTCTGGCGGATGATCTTGAGCTTCTGGACTGGCTTAAGAAACGCATATGGCCCCTTGAGGCAGCCCACACCTACGAGAGCAACCATATCTCTGCCCTGCTGGGCATCTCTGAACTAATATCGGGGGGAACCACATCCCTCATAGACATGGGCACAGTGAACCACACCGATGCGGTTTTCGAAGCGGTAAAGGGTGCAGGAATACGTTTTATGGGTGGCAAGTGCATGATGGATCACGGAAACGATGTTCCAGACGGTCTCATGGAGGACACCGCCGAATCGGTGGCGGAATCGGTGAAGCTTGCCGAGAAATGGCACGGCTCCGAGGGGGGAAGGATAGAATACGCCTTCGCACCACGCTTCGTGGTCTCCTGCACCGAGGAGCTTCTTCTCAAGGTGCAGGATATTGCAAGGGATATGAACCTCAAGGTACACACCCACGCCTCTGAAAACCGCGGAGAGATAGCCATCGTGGAGAAGGAGCGGGGGATGCGCAATATACAGTATCTCCAGCAGCTCGGCCTCACAGGAGAAAACCTTATCCTCGCCCATTGCATATGGCTGGACGAGGAGGAAAAACGGATCCTTGCAGACAGCGGAACCATGGTAAGCCACTGCCCCAGTAGCAACCTTAACCTAGCCTCGGGGATATCACCCGTTCAGGAGCTTCTGGAGATGGGGTGCAACGTTTCCATATCCGCAGACGGCGCACCATGTTCCAATAACCTAGACATGTTCACCGAGATGCGCCACGCAACCCTTAAGCAGAAGATAAGCCGTATGGACTCCACCGCCCTCCCCGCATTGCAGGTGTTCGAGATGGCAACCCTAGGCGGTGCAAAGGCTCTCGGTAAATCGGATGAGCTGGGAAGCCTCGAGGAGGGTAAGCTGGCGGATGTGGCTGTGGTAAACCTCAATACGGTGCACAACGCCCCCAACTTCGGCCGGGATATAGTATCACAGCTTGTCTATTCTGTGAGGGCCTCCGATGTACTGCATACCATTGTAAACGGAAGGATACTTATGCGGGACAGGAAGCTGACATCCATAGATACAGCTCAGGTTCTGAGCTCTGCGGAAAAGGTCAGCGAGGACTGCATGAAGGTTATAGGCAGCCTTTAG
- the xdhC gene encoding xanthine dehydrogenase subunit XdhC translates to MTKEINLRINGEEVTIDVDIRLSLLDLLRDEGYTSVKQGCGVGECGACTVLIDQVPTDACMYLAVWADGKEIRTSEGEGSEGKLSRVQQAYIDAGAVQCGYCTPGFIMTSTAFVEKHKGEEVDRETIRREHAGNLCRCTGYETIICAVEACLNDKE, encoded by the coding sequence ATGACAAAAGAGATAAACCTTAGAATAAACGGTGAGGAAGTCACCATCGATGTGGACATCCGCCTCTCACTCCTCGATCTTCTCAGAGATGAGGGATACACCAGCGTAAAACAGGGATGCGGAGTTGGCGAATGCGGGGCGTGCACCGTTCTCATAGACCAAGTCCCCACCGATGCATGCATGTATCTCGCCGTATGGGCGGATGGTAAAGAGATCCGTACATCCGAGGGTGAGGGGAGCGAAGGGAAGCTCTCCAGAGTACAGCAGGCGTATATCGACGCAGGCGCCGTTCAGTGCGGTTACTGCACCCCCGGCTTTATCATGACCAGCACAGCCTTTGTGGAGAAGCATAAGGGTGAGGAAGTGGACCGTGAAACGATAAGACGTGAGCATGCAGGGAATCTCTGCCGCTGCACAGGATACGAGACGATAATCTGCGCCGTTGAGGCGTGCCTCAACGATAAGGAATAG
- the xdhB gene encoding xanthine dehydrogenase subunit XdhB has product MFDIQNYVKAESIKDAVRLLSENEGARLIAGGTDVLIKLREGDEEFSSLVDIHNLEELRFIDKDSNGDIRIGSAMDFTSIIEHPVIKENIPVVAQCSLSIGGPQVRNVATIGGNLCNGAISADSICGLVVLDAVLETESIDGAREIPMDQFYLGPGKTVLGETEVLKNILIKRENYENRGAYYYKYAMRDAMDIATIGCGASCSINNGKIEDFRIVFTVAAPKPTRALEAEEFAVGQTPSEETAEEIAKKVMSSLNPRDSWRASKAFRTHIIQTLAKRVAMKAMEDAGAEL; this is encoded by the coding sequence ATGTTTGATATACAGAACTACGTAAAGGCGGAGTCGATAAAGGATGCCGTCAGGCTCCTTTCGGAGAACGAAGGGGCAAGGCTCATAGCAGGGGGTACGGATGTGCTCATAAAACTGCGTGAGGGGGATGAGGAGTTCTCAAGCCTTGTGGATATCCACAACCTTGAAGAACTGCGCTTCATCGACAAGGACTCAAACGGAGACATACGAATCGGCTCAGCCATGGATTTCACGAGCATCATCGAGCACCCTGTGATCAAAGAGAACATACCCGTTGTTGCCCAGTGCTCCCTCTCCATCGGCGGGCCACAGGTTCGCAACGTTGCCACCATAGGGGGGAACCTCTGCAACGGGGCGATCAGTGCGGATTCCATCTGCGGCCTTGTTGTTCTGGATGCCGTTCTCGAGACCGAAAGCATCGACGGAGCACGTGAGATACCGATGGATCAGTTCTATCTCGGACCCGGGAAAACGGTTCTGGGCGAAACCGAAGTCCTTAAGAACATACTAATAAAGAGGGAGAACTACGAAAACCGTGGTGCGTACTACTACAAGTACGCCATGCGGGACGCCATGGATATAGCCACCATAGGATGCGGAGCCTCCTGCTCTATCAATAACGGCAAGATAGAGGACTTCCGCATAGTCTTCACCGTTGCAGCGCCGAAGCCCACCAGGGCTCTGGAGGCTGAGGAATTTGCAGTCGGTCAGACCCCCTCCGAGGAAACGGCTGAGGAGATCGCAAAGAAGGTTATGTCCAGTCTTAACCCTAGAGATTCATGGAGGGCATCCAAAGCCTTTAGAACACATATAATACAGACCCTTGCAAAACGTGTCGCCATGAAGGCGATGGAGGATGCGGGAGCAGAGCTATGA